ATGCGCACCCGATCCACCGCCCGGGCAGCGACACCGCGCGCCTGGACGCCGCGGGCGCGGTCCTCACCGGCTTCGCCACGCCGGACGGCACGCAGCTCACCACCCGGCAGCCCCTGTCCCCGGCGCTCCTCGCGCGCGACCCGGACCGCGTGGACCTGGTGCTCGTGGAGGGCTGGAAGGACGGCCCCCTCCCGAAGCTGGAGGTGTGGCGCGAGGGCCTGGAAGCCCCGCTCGCGTCCTCGCGCCCCGACGTGCTCGCCCTGGTGACGGACGCTCCCGTGCTTCCGTTCACTTCAGACCTGCGTCCGCGCGTGCCGGCCACCGTCTGTGCGGTCGCGGACTTCCTCACCACGTGGCTGCGTGATCAATCCGCGCCGCCGAAGGTCTTCCGCCCGGAACCGCGCGGCGTCACCCACCGCGCCGTGCGCCGCTTCGACGGAGACACACTCCGTGCGGCCGAGGATGACCGCGTGGCCGTGGAGGAGCCCCTGGAGATCCGCGTGAATGGCGACCCCGTCGCCACCACCATGCGGACCCCCGGCCATGATCGCGAGCTCGCGGTGGGCTTCCTCTTCGCCGAGGGCATCCTTAACGATGGGGACGACCTGGGCAGCCTCTTCCACTGCGGCCACCCCGGCGAGGAGGGGTACGGCAACGTGCTGGAGGTCGTCCCCGCCGCCGGTGCCGTGCTCGACCTGGAGCGCGTGGAGGCCACCCGCCGCGGCACCCTCACCACCTCCGCCTGCGGCGTGTGCGGCCGCCGCGACGTGGACGACCTGATGGCCACCTGCGAAAGCGTCGCTCCGGGCCCCGTCCTCTCCGCCCGCACCGTGGCCCTCGCCACCGAACGCCTGCGCGTCATCCAGCACACGTTCGAGCTCACCGGGGGCGTGCACGCCGCCGCCGCGCTGGACGCCCACGGCGAGCTGCTCGCCGCCCACGAGGACGTGGGCCGCCACAACGCCGTGGACAAGGTGGTGGGTGCGCTGGTCCTGGCCGGCGCGGTGCGCTCCCCGCGCCGGTTGCCCACAC
This DNA window, taken from Corallococcus coralloides DSM 2259, encodes the following:
- the fdhD gene encoding formate dehydrogenase accessory sulfurtransferase FdhD, with product MKRAPALALIGHSGAGKTTLLERLLPELASRGLRVAYVKHSSDAHPIHRPGSDTARLDAAGAVLTGFATPDGTQLTTRQPLSPALLARDPDRVDLVLVEGWKDGPLPKLEVWREGLEAPLASSRPDVLALVTDAPVLPFTSDLRPRVPATVCAVADFLTTWLRDQSAPPKVFRPEPRGVTHRAVRRFDGDTLRAAEDDRVAVEEPLEIRVNGDPVATTMRTPGHDRELAVGFLFAEGILNDGDDLGSLFHCGHPGEEGYGNVLEVVPAAGAVLDLERVEATRRGTLTTSACGVCGRRDVDDLMATCESVAPGPVLSARTVALATERLRVIQHTFELTGGVHAAAALDAHGELLAAHEDVGRHNAVDKVVGALVLAGAVRSPRRLPTPPFPAAPTVLAVSGRASFEIVQKAARARIPVVVSVSAASSLAIDLALRAGVTLAAFSRNGRCNVYTATDRLEPQPQPSGFPHDFRHDPAR